From the Bombus affinis isolate iyBomAffi1 chromosome 4, iyBomAffi1.2, whole genome shotgun sequence genome, the window TTTGATAAATCTGTTTGCATTTTCTCCCTTTGTCCGGATCGTTTGGTAAGTTAACATAACCTCAATATcaattttcgtttcttttttatgttGTGATTTCTTTGTTTAACActtaatttttataaacatttacTTGTTACCTAATGtttattgttaattaattgcaattttataaaattacgattaatataaaataatcattttgatgattttattatttgaggttgtgattttaaaaaccagttcgaccaatttcaatttattaatataattcatTGTAGAAACAAGAAACAACTTTCAGAGGACATGGTGGTAGTGTGGATCAATTGTGCTGGCATGCCTTTTACCCTGAATTATTATCTACTGCGAGTGGAGACAAGACAGTTCGTATATGGGATACGAGGACTCAAAAATGCACAGCAAACATCAGTACAAGGggtgaaaatattaatatatcatgGTCACCAGATGGTAATACAATAGCAGTAGGAAATAAAGAAGATTTAGTGACTTTTATTGATGCACGGGTAATGAAAATTCGTGCGGAAGAACAATTTAACTTTGAAGTGAATGAAATTTCATGGAATAAGGATTCTGATACGTTTTATCTAACTAATGGTCAAGGCTGTGTTCATATACTTAGCTATCCAGATTTAGAACTGTTACATGTAATCAAAGCACATCCGGGAACATGTATTTGTATAGAATTTGATCCTACTGGAAGGTATTTTGCAACTGGTTCAGCAGATGCATTAGTTTCTTTATGGGATGCAGATGAACTGTGTTGTTTAAGAACATTTTCAAGATTAGAATGGCCAGTGAGAACGATATCATTTTCTTATGATGGACAATTATTGGCTGCAGCATCTGAGGATCTTGTGATAGATATAGGTGAAGTTGAAACTGGAGAGAAGATCGCAGATATACCAGTAGAGGCAGCAACCTTTACAGTAGCATGGCATCCAAAACAATATTTGTTAGCATATGCATGTGATGACAAAGATACTTATGACAGAAAACGTGATGCTGGCAGTTTGAAAGTATTTGGATTTGCCAATgactaaaataatatttttagacttttatataaagatatattattGTGTAAAAAAAATGGTTTAACTTGATTTTCGTACCTGTCCtaacaatattttaaatacttcAGATTATTATAATTGTATATTGGTTTAAAACAAGTTTAATCTATGAACAGCAAAATGTTATAACCACTTAGCAGTGGAAAGATAGAACTAATCTAATTAtgacgtaattaaaaaattacatttctcAGTCTACGAAGCAAATCCTTGACTTGCTTaggaattaaattaaattaaaactgTAACTCTCAGAAAATTTCTCTGTATACTATTATGCCAATTTCctagataattaattaattacatgtAATTAGTGTAGAGTGCTCTATTTTGGATATGAACACTATACTAATTGATCCCATTTAGTTTTTCCCCCTCTATATAGTGTTTGAAACATTCAATTGATGAAGATTTTCAATATTCTATTGTTTTGCTATTTTGCTGCCATAGTTACTAAAACTCATATATGTTATAATTCTTTCTTAACCTGAAAATACCAGTGAATCAATTTTATACTATTATTAATTCAATCTTTTATTACTGAATCTTTTTATTGATTATACATTCCCATGTCATGCTTAGAAGAGAGTCAGGCTGATTGTAGGTGTCTGTATACATTAACGTTAACAGATGCAATAATTCATGAACAATTTTCTGAAATGAAAGATAGTTTCAATCATGTGCCCAGTATTCATGAAGTGGATGAAGAAGAAACTGACGAGGAAAATACCTGTGATCAAGAATCAAAGACCCCCAAAGATGTTGAACAATCTGCAGATTTAGTAAAAGACACCATAGATGAAGATTCCATCTATAGCAATGACTCGTTTTGTTCTGATGAGTCTGGCGATGAATCTGAAGGAACTAATGTCACATCAAGATCGCTTAATGAGTCCCATCATTCTCCTGAAATCACTAATTGCACAAGTAACCAAAAGGATAGCAAAagtgaaaaagaagaaggatccgaaaatataatacaaaacaaTGAAGTTACAAACTTAATTTCTTGTAGAAGTTCAATATCTGAAGCTAATTCTATAGGCATCAAACAGGTAAGGAACAGAAGGAGGAATATGAGTTTTACAGATGATGAAATTCGGAAGATCGAATGGGAGAATCAAATTCTTTTGAGAAAGATAATGGCACAACAAAGACCGAAGGAGAAGATACTTCATGAAAATGTCCCATTAACGCGCATAAGCAGCTCTGCAATAAATAGaaagaaattacaaaaaaaaatagaaaatgaaaatatagtatgtaataaataaatatgtttaatgtaattagtTATAGGATGAAtcaatgaaatatatttacatttacagTTACTTTTGCAAAGGATACAACAAACTAAATCACGTGTTATGAACAATACAACAAAACCTGGTTGTAGACAGACAATTTTATAATCtgtaagaaaaaaataatttttatatgtcTTAAATTAACAGAAAATTTTTGATTGATATTGTTCTATTTTACGTTAACTATCTGTAATACAAACCTTATAACTGTGGTTTACTTTCTGCACCacaaaaaattttaaatacttatattttaaaattataaagatatcaaatttcataaatatactTTATCAGTTTTGTAATAAAACTTATTTTACTAAATTATTTTAAGcagattttaataattctttttataaataattgaatattttaagCTACTTTCTTTAAAACAGATTATTTATAAAAGTAAGattcaaattattaaaacacAGTAACTTTTTTACCAGTCTTGAAGAGTAGGtacacatttttattttgttttgtataCATCATAactttgtaaaatgttttgaaaACTTACCGAAGAAATTTCTACAAGTCAAGACTATAAAAATCACAGTTCTCACTCGTTCCAAATAACTTAATTATTACCTTTCTTTACGTAACATCAAGACCAACATTCTTTGAGTattgtaataatttttcatgTATGTGTAGAaagtataaaataacaaataatcgaaaaaacaaaaatcaataaattagaaattctcttatttttatatGTTCATTTCTTTGATTGATTTATGTTTCTATTGTTGTAAAATTTTACTTCCAATTCAGACTTTGGTTGGTCATTCTAACTCGAAACCATGAAAAAGCTTGTGATTTCGATTcgatatttttcgaaatttcaacgTACCATATTAAAGTACCAATAATAACATAAGACAACAAATGACAACGTTAAAAATTTAACAAGTACAAAACAATTTTGCCCGAAATTATTCGGTATTATTATGCGACGTACTATTCAACAACATATCACAAATGCGAGAAACATGAATAATAACAAAATTAGCCTGTAGTTTAAGCATTACCAATCACAAAAGGTGTTGCTAATAAATACATTATTACTTTCCATATTAGAAAAGAAAATTGCTTTAACCAGGTCTAGATATCACAAGATACAATATTGAAAATTTTTGGAAACGAGATTAGTCTTCGCGCTTTTTCTTCCAAGACTCTGAGGATGATGGTGTCCATATTGTACTGAGTGAACGAAATGGATCGAAATCCGATCTTTCCTGAAATAATATTGAAAGAGTTTTGTATATAGAATCGAGATAAATATATGAGTAAAAAATTATTCTCTTACTTGTGTATCCGATTCTGTTTGTAATGAAGATAATTGTGAAACTAGAGATGGTGCAGCTGCACCCCATGGACTTGCAGCCCATACACCTCCTGTATTTATTCCCCAAACACCACTTCTTTCTTCTCCTACTGCTGTTCTAGTATATAAAGGTTTCCAATTTGACTCGACTGTTACCCAGTTATCTGTAAATTCAAGTTCataatattttgattattttaaaataaaaaaaatatggtCGTATTTAgttgctatatactatgtaaTAAAAAGATCTCTTACCCTTTAATGTATCCGTTAACATTGGAGGTTTCTCTGAGGATTTTGGTGAATCCAACTGAAATCCAGTTGTACTATCAGAGAATAATTTAAACATAGGATTATTATCTTCCCATAACTGACATCGTGTATCTTCCTCGGGACTCTCTAATTCCATTAATGGTTCATCGGTTTCTGGAAGATCGTCGTATGGAACCAATTCACGTTCAAACTGAAAAGTTCCAATCGAATTGTGATTGTAAAAATATAGGTATCACACAATCTtaaattacattattttttaaCCTACCAGTGGTTCTGTGAAGGCATTTATGAAATAACTATTTGAATGTTGCAAATTATTTTGCATTTTCAAAGAATCTTGACTAAGTGGCTTCTCTTTCTCAACAGATTGAATGCAGAAAGACGGAGATTTCGATACCATTCTGTATTCCTTCGTACTATGTATTAATTCTTGACTTGATTGTTGTTTAGTATAATCTACATCTTTGGTGTCGTTATTGAAAACCATTGACATGTTATGCGTGGTCGTTTGAGTTTTGTGTAACTTATTTAAATCCGAAAACGACGAAATACTCTCTTGATTTCGTGCTACGACGTCACTAAACCTAGCTCGATTTTCACCCCAACATGATGGCGGCGGAGGTAACGGAGCGGAAACAGCTCCCAATGCACGTGTTGCATCTTCTCTTTGGTTAGTACTTTCATTTAATGTTGCTactatgataaaaataattaataagtaatggtcaataattaacaaaattatattaaGAGATTTGGAGATTTTATATACCTTTTACATGTCCTTTATCGATGACTCGACGTTTCTGGGATCCCTTATCCTTTCTAGGAGGATTTTTATTCTGTCGTGGTAACTTGAAGGATGACTCAACAGTACGGGTTGTATGAATATGGTGTTTCATAGTAGATCTTGTATTCGTTTTCCATCTGTTTGGATTATTGTGTCTTTCTTTATCATATTCATCGTCGTCACAGTCACCTTCGTAATTATCTCTATAATCTACGCATGGCACAGAAACAATTGATTGAGGTTTAGTCTTTTTAGTTGCAGATTTCCTTTGCAACTTATCGGATTTTCCACAAGGTTGATCGAAATTCtgtaacaaataatatttattgtaaaatttattttctaattcaTAAAATGAATAGAGGTAATAATTTGATGTACATACAGTTTGACCAGGTTTCTCACCTTACAAAGTGGTGGATCATCTTGAACAGAACTCTCTGTTGTTGTAGACGATGTTTCTTCCTCCGAAAGATGAATGTTCCGTTGATTACTATTCTGCTCAAATTTTTTAAAGGATACGTGATTGTTATTGCTATTTCCAACTGCAGTTTGTTTTCTTTTGCTATCTAGCTTGTTAGttcgaatattattaagaaGTCCCGTTGTGTCAACTTGAACTTCATGATCGACCAGCTTCGTTTCCGTCTTAACATTTGTTGTTTGATTAGACTTTCCTTTCCTATTTGTTACAGGACTTGTCTTTGTAAGCGTATTTATAGGGTATTTCTTTTCTTGAGTTCCCTGGATATCAGAAAATGCGGTCTCTGCCATAGAATTATCCGTTTGAACTTCCTGTACATTGTTTTGCTTTTTACTATTCCTTTTCTTGACACCAAGCGTAATATTGCTTATAACGTTACTGTTATCTAAATTCGATTCTTCGCATCGTTTAAATGTCAACATGTCTTTCGATTCAGTGTCTAGCTTAAATCTGCGTTCTTCATCCGCAGACCAGTCAGGAATTTTCAGTCCTTTTTGCATGTTATCTTTGTCCTTATATTTTTTCACGTTCATCAGTGCCCAATCTGGatacgtttcttctttttttgccATTTTCTGTTTTTCctcatttattaatttctctttCAAAGAAGTCGAATCTTGCGCTGTGTGTACAGGCATGTGCGATAATAACCTTAAATCTAGAGGTGGTTGAACTGAACTTTCTCTCGAGAAGTTAGCTAAAGTTCCCCGTAATATTCGATCCGCTTCAAGAAATGAAATAGCGAGAACacatattaataatatcaacgaAAGACTAATAGCTGTCCATCGCACAGTGTATTCCCATGACGGTCTCCAAAGTGCCGCTGTGCAAGCTTCCAAAGAATGCGGAGGAAGAGTAGCGAGTAAATTAAGTATCACCGTACCATTCTCGATATCACTATCAGAACCCAAACTTGTAGATATCAGGAGCTTCCTTTCGATTCGTGACAAGGTGAAGTCTGGCGTAAATGCTATTTCCACCTTTTTTGCAGCATTTGGGATCAATTTGAACGGCGTGCAGTTCAATACCTTGAAACCATACCCTTCGCATCGTAAACCGTTAATATAAAAATCGTAGATTTCTATAGGAAGTTGTCCTGTATTCCTTGCCATAAAGGATCTCTTTACCGTCAGATTTGGAACCAGACTCCGTTTAAATCGTTCTCCTATTATtcagaaaaagaataaaatatattaagttattttttttaatgtactagtttatgttaatttgtaattattaaatatatggtAATTTTTGGTAAAATGATTCTATTTTTTCATTATGCTTGAACGATAGAACGAGGGTAGAGAAACGTACATACGTTCACAATCTTTAAGATGTTTTTCCGCAAGTTCGAATAGTAAAGGCGTAGTAGAACCTGGCTTTCGATTTCCAAATTTAAACTGTGCATTTGCTCCTTGACCTATCACACGCAATACTTCCAAAATAGTCATGTTATTCCTACAATTATTGAAAATGAAGGAAGATTTATTACTCATTTCTTTATTTTGACGAATTTGGTGATGAAATTTACCTAACATATAAAAATGCAGATGATAAAGATTGTGAGAAAGGTGTATATGATACTTGTACAGTTCTCAATTCTGAAGGTTTTAAATACAAAGGAATAGATCGTGATGCTACTGTAATGTTCCATTCTTTCTCGAACGTTTCTCTATCTACTATACTTTCTTCTAACTTGAATTCTTCTGCAATTGTAGATCCACAGTCTACACATGTAAATTTAAAcctatacataaaaatatatttattcatattacatgtttttgttataatttttgTACGAACAATACTTTATATAGGGTGAAACAAAAAAA encodes:
- the LOC126915624 gene encoding THO complex subunit 3 isoform X2, with translation MSASRVDELISYFKSHNKIREQQSHSAKVHSVGWSCDGKLLASGSFDKSVCIFSLCPDRLKQETTFRGHGGSVDQLCWHAFYPELLSTASGDKTVRIWDTRTQKCTANISTRGENINISWSPDGNTIAVGNKEDLVTFIDARVMKIRAEEQFNFEVNEISWNKDSDTFYLTNGQGCVHILSYPDLELLHVIKAHPGTCICIEFDPTGRYFATGSADALVSLWDADELCCLRTFSRLEWPVRTISFSYDGQLLAAASEDLVIDIGEVETGEKIADIPVEAATFTVAWHPKQYLLAYACDDKDTYDRKRDAGSLKVFGFAND
- the LOC126915624 gene encoding THO complex subunit 3 isoform X1, which gives rise to MRHLLITYFFKGISNDELISYFKSHNKIREQQSHSAKVHSVGWSCDGKLLASGSFDKSVCIFSLCPDRLKQETTFRGHGGSVDQLCWHAFYPELLSTASGDKTVRIWDTRTQKCTANISTRGENINISWSPDGNTIAVGNKEDLVTFIDARVMKIRAEEQFNFEVNEISWNKDSDTFYLTNGQGCVHILSYPDLELLHVIKAHPGTCICIEFDPTGRYFATGSADALVSLWDADELCCLRTFSRLEWPVRTISFSYDGQLLAAASEDLVIDIGEVETGEKIADIPVEAATFTVAWHPKQYLLAYACDDKDTYDRKRDAGSLKVFGFAND
- the LOC126915626 gene encoding uncharacterized protein LOC126915626, with protein sequence MSCLEESQADCRCLYTLTLTDAIIHEQFSEMKDSFNHVPSIHEVDEEETDEENTCDQESKTPKDVEQSADLVKDTIDEDSIYSNDSFCSDESGDESEGTNVTSRSLNESHHSPEITNCTSNQKDSKSEKEEGSENIIQNNEVTNLISCRSSISEANSIGIKQVRNRRRNMSFTDDEIRKIEWENQILLRKIMAQQRPKEKILHENVPLTRISSSAINRKKLQKKIENENILLLQRIQQTKSRVMNNTTKPGCRQTIL
- the LOC126915618 gene encoding transmembrane protein 131 isoform X2; translated protein: MTELKVLYCIFLLTFFELTSQIRPSLHGHNNAFVQDDNDVQYLLDNIPMSMHKDFTNTVQGAGDTTSDEDKTQDSLSYVYFKPHVLDFKERQLGIPHQETVILFNRDQNKTIHLLSISGNTRHFHSSFFRNKVIPPLGNTTFDVIFLGREEGDIDIHLFIHTADGTVKYQVKGISVSSPYRLRPVVDVKLPLNATFTPLIYMHNPHSEALQVLEVYSSGGEFQLELPSGEAEGSRELWEIPPYQTKPIIRLHFNAYTEKNHTAYIRLKVNNTSEVLVVTVEVEVKSEAGLHWGGSSGVINLGMGGSLQPPIQYPIALKNSAKKPIKIMNIISTPVSKALKLNFEQAVIPGDTDIPIAIGALIYDWKTGLESQHFKGKLVIKAIGPGGSSQKLTIPWVAQALQGGLEVNASITHYCSLQSNQTRNFSVVNKFKLPLAITNITMSSHIKTLFTIQNFIPRVIKPEQKVNIFSLQLAKDKKTDNVKMESSILIHSNVSVTEVPLLSYDGKVRKIVPEERESDEGTMNFGTVGSGTENEAIFALENQNPINIDLHGWGVNMPGAVLELMGCQNGPADLLDKELRNITVCSHTGNQYIKPGHLAIFKIKVKTPMVEEDTIVGDVFVRTTYERFILPVYMRVAYGRISLKKLIFTDCFPGSICVQQVKVYSTFIKPMQVTRIAPVNKDNRIKYIPLEEASMPVITKGENYIGSVRIDPSVACKHHCYLGLSLDSNAGKQWLNTLALPSNTRNSDLNLLNIRYTRFLNLTGSRSWDNITMRLDTTEVRGHKFYLNIKPHWPSLLTGVANSKDKVALMFPLTQIGNTSYRTIKVYNPSITPLIVQLVLDWNYPQGTRLYHSLPAKFKFTCVDCGSTIAEEFKLEESIVDRETFEKEWNITVASRSIPLYLKPSELRTVQVSYTPFSQSLSSAFLYVRNNMTILEVLRVIGQGANAQFKFGNRKPGSTTPLLFELAEKHLKDCERERFKRSLVPNLTVKRSFMARNTGQLPIEIYDFYINGLRCEGYGFKVLNCTPFKLIPNAAKKVEIAFTPDFTLSRIERKLLISTSLGSDSDIENGTVILNLLATLPPHSLEACTAALWRPSWEYTVRWTAISLSLILLICVLAISFLEADRILRGTLANFSRESSVQPPLDLRLLSHMPVHTAQDSTSLKEKLINEEKQKMAKKEETYPDWALMNVKKYKDKDNMQKGLKIPDWSADEERRFKLDTESKDMLTFKRCEESNLDNSNVISNITLGVKKRNSKKQNNVQEVQTDNSMAETAFSDIQGTQEKKYPINTLTKTSPVTNRKGKSNQTTNVKTETKLVDHEVQVDTTGLLNNIRTNKLDSKRKQTAVGNSNNNHVSFKKFEQNSNQRNIHLSEEETSSTTTESSVQDDPPLCKNFDQPCGKSDKLQRKSATKKTKPQSIVSVPCVDYRDNYEGDCDDDEYDKERHNNPNRWKTNTRSTMKHHIHTTRTVESSFKLPRQNKNPPRKDKGSQKRRVIDKGHVKATLNESTNQREDATRALGAVSAPLPPPPSCWGENRARFSDVVARNQESISSFSDLNKLHKTQTTTHNMSMVFNNDTKDVDYTKQQSSQELIHSTKEYRMVSKSPSFCIQSVEKEKPLSQDSLKMQNNLQHSNSYFINAFTEPLFERELVPYDDLPETDEPLMELESPEEDTRCQLWEDNNPMFKLFSDSTTGFQLDSPKSSEKPPMLTDTLKDNWVTVESNWKPLYTRTAVGEERSGVWGINTGGVWAASPWGAAAPSLVSQLSSLQTESDTQERSDFDPFRSLSTIWTPSSSESWKKKRED
- the LOC126915618 gene encoding transmembrane protein 131 isoform X1, whose translation is MTELKVLYCIFLLTFFELTSQIRPSLHGHNNAFVQDDNDVQYLLDNIPMSMHKDFTNTVQGAGDTTSDEDKTQDSLSYVYFKPHVLDFKERQLGIPHQETVILFNRDQNKTIHLLSISGNTRHFHSSFFRNKVIPPLGNTTFDVIFLGREEGDIDIHLFIHTADGTVKYQVKGISVSSPYRLRPVVDVKLPLNATFTPLIYMHNPHSEALQVLEVYSSGGEFQLELPSGEAEGSRELWEIPPYQTKPIIRLHFNAYTEKNHTAYIRLKVNNTSEVLVVTVEVEVKSEAGLHWGGSSGVINLGMGGSLQPPIQYPIALKNSAKKPIKIMNIISTPVSKALKLNFEQAVIPGDTDIPIAIGALIYDWKTGLESQHFKGKLVIKAIGPGGSSQKLTIPWVAQALQGGLEVNASITHYCSLQSNQTRNFSVVNKFKLPLAITNITMSSHIKTLFTIQNFIPRVIKPEQKVNIFSLQLAKDKKTDNVKMESSILIHSNVSVTEVPLLSYDGKVRKIVPEERESDEGTMNFGTVGSGTENEAIFALENQNPINIDLHGWGVNMPGAVLELMGCQNGPADLLDKELRNITVCSHTGNQYIKPGHLAIFKIKVKTPMVEEDTIVGDVFVRTTYERFILPVYMRVAYGRISLKKLIFTDCFPGSICVQQVKVYSTFIKPMQVTRIAPVNKDNRIKYIPLEEASMPVITKGENYIGSVRIDPSVACKHHCYLGLSLDSNAGKQWLNTLALPSNTRNSDLNLLNIRYTRFLNLTGSRSWDNITMRLDTTEVRGHKFYLNIKPHWPSLLTGVANSKDKVALMFPLTQIGNTSYRTIKVYNPSITPLIVQLVLDWNYPQGTRLYHSLPAKFKFTCVDCGSTIAEEFKLEESIVDRETFEKEWNITVASRSIPLYLKPSELRTVQVSYTPFSQSLSSAFLYVRNNMTILEVLRVIGQGANAQFKFGNRKPGSTTPLLFELAEKHLKDCERERFKRSLVPNLTVKRSFMARNTGQLPIEIYDFYINGLRCEGYGFKVLNCTPFKLIPNAAKKVEIAFTPDFTLSRIERKLLISTSLGSDSDIENGTVILNLLATLPPHSLEACTAALWRPSWEYTVRWTAISLSLILLICVLAISFLEADRILRGTLANFSRESSVQPPLDLRLLSHMPVHTAQDSTSLKEKLINEEKQKMAKKEETYPDWALMNVKKYKDKDNMQKGLKIPDWSADEERRFKLDTESKDMLTFKRCEESNLDNSNVISNITLGVKKRNSKKQNNVQEVQTDNSMAETAFSDIQGTQEKKYPINTLTKTSPVTNRKGKSNQTTNVKTETKLVDHEVQVDTTGLLNNIRTNKLDSKRKQTAVGNSNNNHVSFKKFEQNSNQRNIHLSEEETSSTTTESSVQDDPPLCKNFDQPCGKSDKLQRKSATKKTKPQSIVSVPCVDYRDNYEGDCDDDEYDKERHNNPNRWKTNTRSTMKHHIHTTRTVESSFKLPRQNKNPPRKDKGSQKRRVIDKGHVKVATLNESTNQREDATRALGAVSAPLPPPPSCWGENRARFSDVVARNQESISSFSDLNKLHKTQTTTHNMSMVFNNDTKDVDYTKQQSSQELIHSTKEYRMVSKSPSFCIQSVEKEKPLSQDSLKMQNNLQHSNSYFINAFTEPLFERELVPYDDLPETDEPLMELESPEEDTRCQLWEDNNPMFKLFSDSTTGFQLDSPKSSEKPPMLTDTLKDNWVTVESNWKPLYTRTAVGEERSGVWGINTGGVWAASPWGAAAPSLVSQLSSLQTESDTQERSDFDPFRSLSTIWTPSSSESWKKKRED